TAATTCCGCCTCGCCGTCGGTAGGTTTCGTTTTCTTTGTACACGTCACACAATATGGCCCCTTCACGTGATATCTGAAATATCATAACTGGTTCAACTTGCATGAACTAAGCAGCAATGGTTTAAGACAACCCGTAACACTGCGGATGGAGCAATGTGTTAGAATAGTGAATGGGCGAAGTGTCTTTTATTTTAAGTATCCTGCAAAGCTATTGTTTAATGTTTCAGAGacacattaagaaaaaaaacccttcaaCCAAGCTAAACAGGAAACCATAATGCATTTGCTGTAATGCTGATTTATTGTGGTAAGAAAAGAAAGTTGGAATCCTATACCAGCACTAGAGGATAATGAAATAGCGTAACGTTTATAGATAACGTTTTTAGATCCATGTAAACTCACAACTTTACACATAAAGCAAAAATGACAGATATCATACAGATTACAGGCGTAGAAAGTGTAACATCTTACATTTTGTTGGGTAAATTAAAACTTCAGTGATTTATTGTATGTTAGGTATCttacataaaacaatatataatagAACAaggtatatttatttaatgaaaacacaGGTATGCAACACTTTTGAAAAAATGCCTGACaaattttttgtattttgaaaaatatatacataaaagaTCTTAAATTTCCCACAGCCTTCCTAAATCTAAGGAAAATTTTAGGGCCACCAACTACAGACAATATAAACAGTGATGTGCTTTGCGAGAATAAATAGTCCTCCACCTATGATCACCTAACTGCCAACATTGCATATTAAAGCCAAGTGTGATCAGCAcaccttaaaatgaaaaagctttttcACAGGGAACCACTGAGCACATTAATTTTCATCGTGTTCAGTCGTGGTCTGCTGCTGTATCCCCAGGACAGTTGGAGCACAAGTCCTCTTCATCTGtcaatacaacaaaaaacaatgtatCAGCAAAGTTACTAAAAACACCAATAAAACCAGCAGGCATGTTGTCATCACTCTTACCATTATAAGTGGTTCCACACCATATGCAATAAAAATGCACTCCTCTCAGATAGGATGTCAAAATTTGTAGTTTGTCAAAGGACtgtaaaaaaaggaacataTCAATatcaaatacattatttttaatcTGGATCAGAAAAGATGTATTTATCGTACCACATGTCAGTATAATTATGTACGATACCCTGGCATGTGCCAGTATATCTTTTCTCATGTGTCACACCAAAATGTTGACATATTAGCGTACATGTATTCAATAACGAAGTTGAATTGGGATCATAAAATAAACCAAACACTAACAGTTAATTCCAcgatttcctcctcctcctcctcctctgcttctttctcctcctcctcctcctcctcctcctgctcttcctcctcatcctcctccttcaggtcaccctcctcctcatcagtcTCTGCTTTAGGCCAGTACCAGTCTTCTCTGGGGATGGTGATGctctaaaaacacaatttagcCAAAGGATTCAAATAGAACAACAACAAGTGCTAATTCTGTACTGAAATAGTGTGCAAATAGTCAAAATATAGAATTTTAGCATGGTTATATTTCCtgcacatttgtatttattcttgCTACAGAGTTTCTGAATATAGATCTGCAATATCAGCATAATCACTGTGATGATCAGTCTTTATTATGACCATAATTCCTCCAACCTTCTGACTGTCAAGCTGTTCACAGGCTCGCTGACTTCTTCTGAGATCGCCCTCAATCTttcgctcctctctctccgtccgAACTCGTGACCTGGAATTAAAAAGCATAGCATTACACACTTGAATAAACAATGTTTAGATGTATGGTGTCTCATAGACAGCTGAAAACCTCACCTGAAATCTTCCAAAGACTTTGTCTCATTTTGTTGTTTGGCCCGCACTTTCTGGCGATAATATTCAAGTTCTTCCtcggcttttcttttcttcacccCTTCCATTCCAATGCCACCTCGGTCTGATTTAGCGTAAACAGAAAGGTACATAAATGACTGCAAGGCACCAGTTGGATTGCACATAGTGTTCCCAAATACTAAATACATTACAACTATAAATTTAAAAGGGAGTTTGTTACCAGTTTTGATATTTAGAGGAATTGGATCAACCCTTCCTGCTCCTAAAGAGGTATTAGAGATAAACATCAACACACGCTAAAAATGCAAAACAGAATGAAAATAAGATCATTcagttaaacaaaaaagaaaaacatacctGACTTTCCAAGGCCTTGACCAGCTTTATAACCCATTTTTTGCAGAAGTGCAAATCCCTTGTTCTGATTGCAAATGGAGTTTTCCATAGCTGcctctctgctttctttctccTGTTCCTTGTAAGT
This portion of the Gasterosteus aculeatus chromosome 6, fGasAcu3.hap1.1, whole genome shotgun sequence genome encodes:
- the gpatch11 gene encoding G patch domain-containing protein 11, with the protein product MSDEEDDYMSDAFLSKIQDVKPGVSMVRRAKEAIKKETRQMETNAKNRQKTYKEQEKESREAAMENSICNQNKGFALLQKMGYKAGQGLGKSGAGRVDPIPLNIKTDRGGIGMEGVKKRKAEEELEYYRQKVRAKQQNETKSLEDFRSRVRTEREERKIEGDLRRSQRACEQLDSQKSITIPREDWYWPKAETDEEEGDLKEEDEEEEQEEEEEEEEKEAEEEEEEEIVELTSFDKLQILTSYLRGVHFYCIWCGTTYNDEEDLCSNCPGDTAADHD